A region of the Apium graveolens cultivar Ventura chromosome 6, ASM990537v1, whole genome shotgun sequence genome:
ATCTATATCATCATCATCAAACTCATCCTCCTCAAAATTAAAGCTGTCATCTTGCATGTTCAGTAAGTTTAATGTATCATGGAGAGGGGATGACAAATCACCAGTACTCTGAACACTATGGTATGATGCCTCAGAAGCATTTGAAATTGAATCCTGAAAAATGTAAAGATATCTGATTTAGTGGACCTGGAATTTGGCCCAAGTGCAAATCTGCGACATTCTATTGGAAAAAATAGTAAGAACGACAAGACACAATGTAAAAGGTGCTGGTAGACCTTATCATGGTTTTCAAGGACATCTTTAAAATGGGAAGCTTCGTTTGAAGAACCACAACCGGAAAGAGCATTCTTCTGTCCCTCCTTTCTATTACGgatcttcttctttttcttcgaAGTTCGGACTCCCTTCGTATCTGCTAAAGATAGTagtaaaaaaaaattctttttaaaGTTTAGATGCGGGAAAACAAAAGAAATTGAGACTTAACTCTTCAAAATGTACGTTTTTGAGACAAGCTAAAAAGCTTGACTACAAGGTATAAAGCAATGCCATGACATTTTGCAAAATGTATTACAAACTATAAATAGACCATGAGATGATTAGACAAAAGTCCATCATAGATTCACCAGATTTGAAGTACTAGGCTGTCAACATATTTTAATCAAGCTAACGTTTGTTTGTAGTTCAAGTTATCCCACTCTCACACCATATGTTACTTCAAATGTCCCAGTAATTTAAATGTTTTTTAAGGATGCGGTATTTACTTTTGATGAGATACTGATTCCACGAATACATTACTTAACATTTAACAATGCCTACAAAATTTGGAGCAAGTTACAAAACTGTACTACTTTAATAATATAGTGACCAAATTTGTATGGAAAAGTAAAACAGAACATTTCTGGGAGTAACGAACACTAGGATTAAAATTAGCAAAACCCCTACACATAAAATGGAAACCATTCGAACTGTTTTCTGGAGTAAAAACCAGTAGGATTACAATTAGTAAATTCTTTTACATAAAAACAAAACCATTCCAACCTAACTGTTCACTACCTCAAAATAATGGGGTCAAAAGGATTATTCTGTAAATAAATTAAAGTCTTCACAACAAAACCACTCATAATATCAAGTGGACTGGTGTTTTTCTGCCATAAAATGTGGAACTCCGTCACACTCCTAGGGTGTAACTCCCTGCTAACAACATGCAAGTCACCCTAGAAAGGTAAATTGACTCTCGTGCTTAAAGGTGTTGACCTCGTACTAATCAATATTTAAGTCACAGTGATATTTTTAGAGTACTTATTTTCTACAAATTGGATTCTCTTTGGAATATATAAGAATCCCCTAGCCATCATTTAGCTTCATAAAAATCTTACTGACCAATACTTTTGTTCAGCCTCTTGCATGAAAGAATAAAATTCACAAGGACTAGAATTCTCCTAATGGTAATGGCATCCTCCTCTTGTGAACAAGAAAAAGCGGCAGAAGTTGCAATTTGCAAAGTTGATTGATAATGTGAAAGTACGTAATAAGTTCTAGGTATAAGGTATGCAGAGAAAGGAGAGTAAAAAAAGTGAAGTTACCTCCATGTCCTCCATTTATAAAAGAGACGAGGTCATCCACTGAACGGTCATCTTTATGCTCCTGAACCTCTACTTCGGCCTCTACTTTCTATTAATGATGAATTTAACAAATCAATAATAGTACGAAATCAACAAATTTCAGGTTCAAAATTGTAATGGTAATTATATGGGAACTGCTAGAAATCTCACCTTCACATTCTCCACCTCTTCGAGTTCTTTTTTCTTTTTGGCATACAGTCTGTTCAAAAGCCGAATCCGTGAATCATCAGGCGCGTTCTTCCAAGGCTCCAACTTTTCAGCCTGAGTCAGTTGAATCAGTACAGTAAGTAATTTGGTGTATAGACTAACATGTTGGCTGAAATACAAAAATACCTCTGTAAGATCATCAGGAAAATTAAATAAACGGCGTATCTCCTCTGGAGATTCATCCTCAATTTTCCGGGCAATAGCTGAACAGGTTTTTTCATACAATGGTCTCAACTGCAAGTAGTGTGCAGCATTAACCAACTCACAAAGACTCGATGTGTC
Encoded here:
- the LOC141668727 gene encoding SKP1-like protein 21 isoform X1 yields the protein MPHLTMKSYIWIQTSDGTVQEVEQGIAMLCPYIAHEMSAGLGSSKTNPISLSSRVKPNSLSLIFDYCRFHGLPGRSNKERKTFDENFLRKDTSSLCELVNAAHYLQLRPLYEKTCSAIARKIEDESPEEIRRLFNFPDDLTEAEKLEPWKNAPDDSRIRLLNRLYAKKKKELEEVENVKKVEAEVEVQEHKDDRSVDDLVSFINGGHGADTKGVRTSKKKKKIRNRKEGQKNALSGCGSSNEASHFKDVLENHDKDSISNASEASYHSVQSTGDLSSPLHDTLNLLNMQDDSFNFEEDEFDDDDIDPAWKEMIDREVEDFARIINLSLPDRKQEIYSSLENRLATVPIEGNGSRTEGDGN
- the LOC141668727 gene encoding SKP1-like protein 21 isoform X2 produces the protein MPHLTMKSYIWIQTSDGTVQEVEQGIAMLCPYIAHEMSAGLGSSKTNPISLSSRVKPNSLSLIFDYCRFHGLPGRSNKERKTFDENFLRKDTSSLCELVNAAHYLQLRPLYEKTCSAIARKIEDESPEEIRRLFNFPDDLTEAEKLEPWKNAPDDSRIRLLNRLYAKKKKELEEVENVKKVEAEVEVQEHKDDRSVDDLVSFINGGHGADTKGVRTSKKKKKIRNRKEGQKNALSGCGSSNEASHFKDVLENHDKDSISNASEASYHSVQSTGDLSSPLHDTLNLLNMQDDSFNFEEDEFDDDDIDPAWKEMIDREVEDFARIINLSLPDRKQEIYSSLENRLATVPIEGNGSRTEDGN
- the LOC141668727 gene encoding SKP1-like protein 21 isoform X3 — translated: MPHLTMKSYIWIQTSDGTVQEVEQGIAMLCPYIAHEMSAGLGSSKTNPISLSSRVKPNSLSLIFDYCRFHGLPGRSNKERKTFDENFLRKDTSSLCELVNAAHYLQLRPLYEKTCSAIARKIEDESPEEIRRLFNFPDDLTEAEKLEPWKNAPDDSRIRLLNRLYAKKKKELEEVENVKKVEAEVEVQEHKDDRSVDDLVSFINGGHGDTKGVRTSKKKKKIRNRKEGQKNALSGCGSSNEASHFKDVLENHDKDSISNASEASYHSVQSTGDLSSPLHDTLNLLNMQDDSFNFEEDEFDDDDIDPAWKEMIDREVEDFARIINLSLPDRKQEIYSSLENRLATVPIEGNGSRTEGDGN